GCCGCATGAAGCCGTCGTCGAACTTGCGCCAGTAATGGTGGACCGACCGTGTTGGGCTCACCAGGAGCAGGCGGAGGCTTGCCGGTCGGCGGAGGCTTATGCCGTTCTCAAGATCTGGGTGACCAGGGCTGTTGGCGGCCAGATGCTCAAGGAAGGACTTTGGGCTGGATGGTTCGGAAAGAGCGCTTGGTTCCCTGGATAGGTGCCTTGGTGGAATCAAGAGCCTGATCAGCGGCTTGGTCAGTAGCCCAAAGACCTGCGCGATCAGAAAATAATTGTTCAGAATCAGATTAAGAGTAAATTTTTCTACTGTTCATGTTCTTATGTTTAGTACTTGTCTACATTGCAGTAACCTGTGGGCATTGGAGTTTGAGAAAGAACTTACAAATGTGCTGAAAAGAACAACAATGATTGTGCTGGTGATCATAATCGCGTTGCTAGGTTGCTGAGTATGGCCTGATCTTGTGAACTACAAATTAGAAAAACCACTGGTTAGATCAACGCATGAATGGCAGATAAATGAACCCTTAAAAGTCCCAGACTTTTTATCAGGAATataaacaaaagaagaaaagaaaaccaatCTCTCAGAGAACAATTTAATTTACAAACAAGAAACCTGGATGTGTCTTCTCTGAAACGCCCACATGACATGGGAACAAATTGGAGCTCAATATATATTACATATTTACATAGTTACCAGAGAAATGGAGTTTTTTGAAAGAATAATCCTTCAGAAGAACAATGAGAGATACAAAGTGCTCTACTTAACCATGTGTAAATTTTATGGACATAACAAAAGTCTAAGATATCCTTGCATGTTTTAGTTCGCAAATGattatataaaaaaatctaTTTTGCTGATGTTAATCAATGGCAAATAGCGACTATATTTGATTGTTCTCAAGTTCTaacttttgcaaaaatatacTAGTCAATGAAATAGAAGTTTCAGTATGAACACGATACTTAGGCAAACCAGCCATGCTATCCTTGTCAGTTTTCTGAAAGAACACACTAGCTCAACGATCTGAGTATTTTTTTCTAAGAGAAGACATGCCTTGCATTAATGCAACGTTTGGTTTTTTGGTAGAGTCCAAGTTGAGCCAACCAATCACAATTGTACAGCCTAATATTGCTCTAATAAATGGTATGTTTTTCAATTGCAATACCAAATCAAGAGTGATAACACTTCAAAACTGCACCAAAGCAGTCGTGCATTACCATGCCAGCTCAAATCAGACATATCAAACACAAAAAAATTTACCTTATTGTAAGCCAACGCAATGGACACAGCACCTCTCATGAGACCCGCCCACCAAACAATTACCTGAACAACCAATATCATGTGAGGAACATAACAACTGTTTCAAGAGGACAAAAGAAGTCTATAATGTTGCTCAAATACTCACTTGCTGCTTAAAAGATATCTTTCCTTCTGGAGTTTTCTTGGTCAAATTTGATAGAAAGGATAGCGGGAAAACAAAAGCAGCTCTTGACACCAGGACCAAGGCTAAAATGGTGGAGCTCAAAGCAATAGACTTTACTGGGCTGCACACGGCAGAAAATATGACAAGATTCAGAAAAATATTCCATTTGAGCaattgggagggagggagcgaggggggaggggggacaTGCCTATAAGTTTGACCGACAATCTTCCACTTCTCTATATCCAATGCATCCATGCCAACATAGAGAAATAGAAAAGTCTCGGCGATAAATGATAACGTCGCAAAGGCATGCCTGTTGTCCATAAAAAATATTAGTAAAAGCATAACCATAGTGAACAATACAAGTTTGGAACCATCAAAGTTAGATGCATAATCAAACACAAATATCCAGAGGGAAACCATGAAGCTACTTACTTGGTCGTGACCCTGGAACTTTCTGTTACATTATGCCAGGTATAGTGTGACATTACAATACCACAGAAGAACACCGTGAGGATTCCACTCAAATCAAGCAACTGACAGACAAAGCAACCAATGAATAACATTTATGGCTGCATTTAgctgtttttttaataaaaacatAAGCAAATTGGGTCGATAGTACAGGGAGCTCACTTCAGCTAGCATGTATGATAAATAGGCCATTAGCATCATAATTGAAACTTCACGATCTGTCGAGTGCCTGGGGTGCATGTCAAATCAGAGGAATAAGTTGTGGCAGTATCATCAATTTCACGTAAGCAAACATCTGTTGTGCCAAGTACAAACCTGCCAAAGTACAGCTTCTTGATGATATAAGCACTGAGAAGTCCAGCCTGCAGTCATAACAAACTTCAGTAAAAAGAAAGTTTCAACAAAGCTATAGGCATGAGCAGGAAACAACTTACAGCTACTCCAAGAATGGTGCTGCTGCTGAACAAATAAAGGAAGCTGCCAATAAAGTTTAGTAATTTAGCAGTGTTGATATTCCCAAGATCAAAGTTCTGGATAGCATTGAATAGCACAACTGATGTTGCATCATTGACAACACCTTCACCAAACACCAAGCTGTACAAGAAGGGTGTCTCATCCTGACTTAACACCTGCAAGGTGCATACAGAGTCTGTTGCCGAGAATATTGCCCCAAGTGCTGAAAATTCACAGACAGGAGTCAGAAAGCAAGAACTGCATAAAAGCAGAGACATGCTTATACTTTGGGTAAAAGACTCACCGAGATAGTCTCCAAGCTCAAGTGCACCAATATTAAGCCTTGATATTAGTCCTATGGCACCTGTGATCAAACATGTGAGTGAAGCAACCAGAAACAGATATACATCACACAAAAAAACAATGTAGGAATAAACCCCTACCAAGGGATATTACAGTGAAAGAGATCAAGGTCCCAACTGCACCAAACAGCGTAATAGTAATGAAGTTTCGGAAGAACTGTTTCTTCTTCACTTGGAACCTGAATTATGGAATGAAAAAAGGACAATTATGAGTTACACACCACCTAGGTCAGTAAACAATATATGATGCATCACCAAGGCTCTTAGCGCCAAATATTCATTGACATAATTGCAGAATTATTTAAACACCACAGTTGTTTTTGCTATTGAAGTGTTTAATTGAGTAAATCTTTTTGAGATTTTATTACTTGAAGCAACCTCCAAAAAACATCCTTtatccaaacaggtcctaaaATAGCAATATAAAGAACCAAATATAGATGTAATGATGATTATTTGCGTCATGCAAAAGCATCTGATGTCTGCTGCTATCTTAATTAAAAGGGGGAAAGGGGACACAGTTCTTACAATTGTACCACAGTTTCCTCAACCACCAGTATGTCTCCCAACTCAACTTCTTATTAATTGCTGTGCTCTTTCTATCTTATTTTCGTTTATGGGCACAGAGGAAAACTACCAAGTAACGACATAAAACAATCGCAGCGCGTAGCAATCGCTTGCATAAACACCATACCCTGCATTAAATATGATCGGTGGCAGCAGGTATATGAAGAAGAGATCCTCGCTGAACACCAGCACGCGCGAGTGCTTCCCGCTCGATGCAAACAGGATCACGGCGCCAGTCCCCAGCCCCTGCACAACCCACAAGCATAATCATAATCAATCACCTTCGAATTCCAACAGACAACTGACTCAACACACAGACAAACGAGGGGGTTGGGTGCTCACGATGAAGAGCGCGGTGATGGACTCGTTCATCCAGCGGTTCTCCTCGAGGAGGTGTCCGACGACGATGCAGACGCACATGAGCGCCACGAACAGCCCCACCGCCGCGATGGAGCCGTAGTCCGCCGGCGGGTCGCCCAGCGCCatccccgccccggccccgagCCCCATCATCCCGACCTCTCCCCCCACAGCTCCACCAATCACCCCAACAACCAACCCTAGCGCTTCAGTTTACCTCCTCTCCCTGCACTCCCGCCCTAAGCACTCGATTcgagtccccccccccccccccccccccctcgcttGCCTTCGCTTCCAAGgaacaccgccgcccgcccactCGCACGCACGCAAccggccaaaaaaaaaaaagcccaaCCGGCGGGGGGAGCGGCGGCAATCTCGGCGGGGCTGGCTCGCCGAGGATTCGTCGGAGGGTTTAtcggcggggtgggtggcgggtGGCGCGCCACGGCGAgaggccggaggaggaggggggtgaGGCGGAGATTTGATTCGAACTGGATTTGGCTATTTTCCGGttatattttatttgttttttttctgtttcgAAGCTAAGGGCGCGGCAGGGGGTGGCCCACCTGCCACTGGGACGGaggccgttgccgccgccgcgcgggaggGGGGACACGTGGTCCCGTGCCCGCGCGTGCCGCGACCGGCGGGTCCCACCGGCCAGCGGGCCGTTTCTTGGACGGACGGTTCAGGTGGGCCCCAGAGGCCCGAGTGTCACCCACTTGGTGAGCTGAGGCCCCACGCGTCAGTGGCTAGTACTGGCCTCTTCGAGAGGGACCCAGGTGGCGGTGGGAGTGCGGGCGCTATCCGAAttccctcgccggcggcgatcgccggagccggaggaggcggagaccaGGGTCGGAGCCGGTGGAATTGGGGATAATAATTTCGCCCGGATTGCAGGTGAGGCGCTCCGGATCCTGCCGAACTCTTCCAATCTTGCCTCCACCCTGATGATCCTTCCTTGGTTACCACGCGGTCTTTGATAAAACGATACGAGGACGTGGCGCACGCAGCGATGGATGGGCGCATGGGCACCCTGACGTGTGGTGTCCGATCCCGAGACATCGCGTCGCGATCTTGTTTTCTTTAGTCCCGTTTGCTTCCCTCGGTTATTTTCAGTTCAtgttaaatatttagatactaattaggagtattaaatataaattgatTATAAAACTTATTGCATAGATGGAgcctaattcacgagacgaatttattaaatcTAAGTAATCCATGATGTAAAAATGTGTTGTAACCATTTGCtgatgattgattaattaggcttaatagattcgtattgtgaattagcctctatttgtgtaattagttttataattaaacttatatttaatcctcctaattagtcttatgtgacacggactaagcttcagctcaaggatccaaacacccctttattgTGGCTGTGCTTATTCCCTGAGTATGAGCTCAGCTCTGTTCTCCTCCACGAAAGGGGTTGCCTCTTGCTGATGTTGTGGTGTGTCATGATCTGGATTGGATTTGGGAGAGGGCACGGGGTACAGCGAGAGGTCAGGTCACGCAGCTTGCAGTAGGATCAAGGGACTGCCTAGGATCTGCGGCTGGCTCTGAAGATGCTACGTTATTTTCTTTAGAGACTCTGAAGATGATACTGATGGGCCAGATGATTGGGTCTGTCTGGGGCAATTACagtattattattattactgtTACACCATCCTTTCCTTTAGTTTCCCTAAGTATTATATTCCACATTCTATCAGAAGAACCATTGTAAAAACCAGTTGAGTAATGAGTACTGACTCCGGCTCGCACAATATTCAGGCTAGGAATTATTTACAGCTCTAGTGTTTTGAGGTAGTGTCCTTCAGCTGCTTAGTTTTCTGAATGTTCAGAATGTTATAGCAGCACCTGGAACTTGGGAAACTTTCTTTCAAGTGCCCATTTTTCATAGAATAGAGAAGAGCTGGAACATGGGATTGTTGCTGCAAGTCATCAGAATTGCCGTTGGTCATGGACTCCTGGATGACTTGTCAGTGTGGTGACCTGGTGCAAAGAGCAACGAGGCACTGTCTGCTACTTGGCTTTTTCACGTGTTTAAATAAAAAGATTCCTCTGGGATTTCCACTATAATACATCCCTGTGTGTTAGGATACTTTCAGTGAGATTCCCCATTGGAACTCGAGTTcactcttttcctttcttttcccttGCCACTGCAgcctgtttcataaaaaaaacaatgtaCAGTTCAGTGGAGTActattaaaaataaagaaagaaaaaccgTTCAAAGTTCAGTATAGCACTCATTCGCTGATTGCTTGGTTTCCTGGCTGCAGTTCTGAAGTGCAACGAGATCAGAACATTACCATGGAACGTAGGCAATTTATTTCTTCTGCTAATGCAAAAGGATAGCAAGGTCATGAGAGGGGACCATGATTAGATGCTTAACTGAAGGGTTGGTAATTTTGGTAGCCCAAGCAGACTACAGAAGGCACAAACCGCGTTTACAGGTAACAGTGTCGATCCTACTTCAAACAGCATGTTCTTTTGTTTTTATGCCACTGAATGTTACTTGTCCTGTTAATATGCGAGTAATCTACTGGATCAAGTAAGCAAGTAGGGACAAGCTGTGGTCCTTATGCTCCAATTCACACGGGCAAGCTGTAACTACATTGAATGCCTTCTTCATTGGATCATGCACGGCGGTTGACCGTCTATTTTATTGACTCATTAGTTTACTTGTGAAATAAACACCTACATTTTGATCTTGCATAGTTGCATCATTGTTAAATATTCATTCCAACCAATAACCACTGTTGAACTATAACTTGTTGCTTAACAATTTCTCAGCACGTATGTTTCCAGTAGGCTGTATATGTTTAGACTTTAGACATGATAAGTCGTATCATTGTAGCAACAAAAAAGTCAAGCATGCATATGAACTTCTGAAATGATTCTTCCTAGAAAGAATTTTGGAAGTGCCTCGCCTAGTTTACTGCAATGCTTTTTAGCTATCGACACAATTACCTAGTTGAATACTATTTTCCAAACGGTAATTCTAACTTTATCTGCTTCAATGTTTGAATTGTGGTACAAAGAAATACACTTTTTTGTGGACAAAAACCACAAAAGTAAAATCAGAACGTTATAGTTATTATGCTGTaggattttatttttcaaaaacatCAAAGACTTCACAAGCAAAAACATTAGTACCAATTACAATTCCATTTCCATTTACCATATCCCTCAGATCCTTTTGCCCTAATGCCCTTCCATGTCAAACCAAAAACAACAGACGAAGGGCCTCCAATAGTTACAACAGCCAAGAACTATGAACTTAACAAGCATACCATCAAACACCCACAAAACCACAAACAACTTTCCGAATCTTTTCACCACTAAATAAGTAAGTTAAAATTAGAACTGTCCAATTGGTATTTATGCAAGGCTAGGTTAGGCTAGACATCCGTCTCCTGTGCTGATGTAGGGGTACTCTTTGAACTGGCCGGGAGCCAAAGCTTTCCCCCCGCCGTGGTGCTGATGCGGCTGTCGAGTCAATGCTGTTGCTGCTTATGTTGATCTGATCAGATTTCACTGGCAAGCATTTCATCTTAGACACACTAGATGAGAATGCCACTGACCTAGCCTTTGCTGCATTCTTGCAGCTTGAGTAGCTGAATGACTGGCTCCCGCTCAGCTCAGCTGGATATCTATTCACTGACTTTGTCAGCCTCGGTTTACTGACAGAATGGCTTCCCGCGCTATGTCTTTGCCGGCTACACACTGTCGGTGACATGAAATGAGGTACTGGACCATGAGAAACCCTGATCTTTGCCTTCTCGGTTGGGTGTGGGCTCTCTGTGGCATCAATGTGACTTACCACTAGAGTGCTTCTTGGTGACCCCTTCTCATCACTGAGAGCCTGACAAACAGATGAATTGAGCTTCTTCTTCTCTTCAAGTGAGATCTCTGCTATCCTTATTTGTTCATTGAGATGCTTAAGCTCTTCCTCTGCATCACGTACTTCCTTGTCAAGCTCTGCGAGCCGCTTCTGCTTAAGCATTTTCAGATCCTACATCACGGAAAGGCACAATCTTTTAACATAATGAAACTTTTGCAAAGGTGGTAAAATTGCTAGTTCCATTTGTATACTTACTTCTGGAATGTCTCTATTTGATTCTATTGATCTGGCTCGTTTTGCAAAGCTCAGGGAACAGACTGTCTCGCCAACATCATCCTCAGAAGGGCTGATGTGCACAACCATTAGAACTTTTGAACGATCGCCTGTTATTTAGATATTCAATAGAGTAGTG
This genomic window from Setaria viridis chromosome 8, Setaria_viridis_v4.0, whole genome shotgun sequence contains:
- the LOC117833866 gene encoding sodium/hydrogen exchanger 1 encodes the protein MMGLGAGAGMALGDPPADYGSIAAVGLFVALMCVCIVVGHLLEENRWMNESITALFIGLGTGAVILFASSGKHSRVLVFSEDLFFIYLLPPIIFNAGFQVKKKQFFRNFITITLFGAVGTLISFTVISLGAIGLISRLNIGALELGDYLALGAIFSATDSVCTLQVLSQDETPFLYSLVFGEGVVNDATSVVLFNAIQNFDLGNINTAKLLNFIGSFLYLFSSSTILGVAAGLLSAYIIKKLYFGRHSTDREVSIMMLMAYLSYMLAELLDLSGILTVFFCGIVMSHYTWHNVTESSRVTTKHAFATLSFIAETFLFLYVGMDALDIEKWKIVGQTYSPVKSIALSSTILALVLVSRAAFVFPLSFLSNLTKKTPEGKISFKQQVIVWWAGLMRGAVSIALAYNKFTRSGHTQQPSNAIMITSTIIVVLFSTFVFGLLTKPLIRLLIPPRHLSREPSALSEPSSPKSFLEHLAANSPGHPDLENGISLRRPASLRLLLVSPTRSVHHYWRKFDDGFMRPVFGGRGFVPFVPGSPTESSVPLLAGNEN